One Vespa crabro chromosome 1, iyVesCrab1.2, whole genome shotgun sequence genomic region harbors:
- the LOC124424019 gene encoding uncharacterized protein LOC124424019 isoform X7 produces the protein MKYNNVDFLGYAVLTFTLHLNVRAEDGVACKDLQGRSYESGFLYFPGPEPCTFCVCDNGNPKWCKAVICKFLEEDCKSLRRSETCCEFICLNDANEKSDGSGTNLIEGSANYDIGLRSVASFVTAILSLSLLFFLIHRLRQRKIRGRQSRQLVEDQRNLGSMGYLERGGLQHGIPMDDMPCGGGYPLWKPANNYFPRGEAPPPYEEAVAAARTEQALLSMAPHTLSPLNFSNGYLQDSNSHSNIAVVASSQDALNSTSPMPSNSNGASTVPLVSSSNVAIGSLTTYTNCHQLNQSEQSTTLNVGTSTATNYSASTNTYENLPVSTGITNFTYQIATASNDTQQLASSHSTISKNYRQHTTFPRQSGAFTISASLPSSDISAAHRTIPRTLTNNTTTRIKDIMRDRSTEELFHLPPRSLSPQNLPQTTSPIISNDQEHPQDSNIFCKDVLTSATTISQIERQQGNVVLRKPCDFKPPLNIANEINEDGSFESVACTCSMQTLPTLHDDADDYRSECENCKSATGSRYYLDNEDELVTSPHETMTLHRRPEDTASSATPQYYRTSLTLPTSTRQRTRSTGVRENWFNTMPQSSTESSDEN, from the exons ATGAAATACAACAACGTTGACTTTCTCGGTTATGCTGTCCTCACATTCACCTTACATCTTAACG TTCGCGCAGAAGACGGAGTTGCTTGCAAAGATTTACAAGGACGTTCTTATGAAAGTGGCTTCCTTTACTTTCCCGGTCCAGAACCTTGTACATTTTGTGTTTGTGACAACGGCAATCCAAAATGGTGCAAAGCTGTTATTTGCAAGTTTCTGGAG GAAGATTGTAAATCTTTGCGAAGAAGCGAAACATGCTGTGAATTTATTTGCTTAAACGATGCTAATGAAAAATCTGATGGCAGCGGTACCAACTTGATAGAAGGAAGTGCTAACTATGATATAGGATTACGTTCTGTTGCCAGTTTTGTAACggcaatattatctttaagtcttttatttttcctgatACATCGCCTACGTCAACGAAAAATTAGAG GAAGACAAAGTAGGCAATTAGTAGAGGACCAAAGAAATCTGGGCAGTATGGGATATTTAGAAAGAGGAGGATTACAGCATGGCATTCCGATGGATGACATGCCTTGCGGCGGTGGATATCCTTTGTGGAAACCAGCGAACAATTATTTCCCACGTGGAGAAGCACCTCCACCTTATGAAGAAGCTGTAGCTGCTGCTAGAACCGAACAAGCGCTGTTATCTATGGCTCCCCATACGTTGTCaccattaaatttttcaaatggcTATTTGCAAGATTCTAATAGTCATTCAAACATAGCAGTTGTAGCTAGTAGTCAAGATGCGTTAAATTCGACTTCACCGATGCCTTCGAATAGTAATGGCGCAAGCACTGTCCCATTAGTATCTTCGTCAAATGTAGCGATCGGTTCATTAACCACATATACGAACTGTCATCAGCTTAATCAGAGTGAACAATCAACGACACTTAATGTTGGTACATCTACCGCTACAAATTACTCGGCATCTACGAATACATATGAGAATTTACCTGTTTCAACCGGTATAACAAATTTCACTTATCAAATTGCCACGGCAAGTAATGATACCCAACAATTAGCAAGTTCACATTCtacaatttcaaaaaattatcgaCAACACACCACATTTCCACGACAAAGTGGTGCATTTACAATATCCGCGAGCTTACCAAGTTCCGATATATCCGCTGCTCATCGTACAATTCCAAGAACGCTGACGAATAACACTACGACgagaataaaagatattatgaGGGATCGTTCAACGGAAGAACTTTTCCATCTTCCACCGAGAAGTTTATCTCCTCAGAATTTACCGCAAACAACATCACCGATTATTTCGAATGATCAAGAACATCCACAAGATTCTAATATCTTTTGCAAGGACGTTTTAACGTCTGCCACGACTATATCACAAATTGAAAGACAACAAGGAAATGTTGTTTTGCGAAAACCGTGTGATTTTAag CCTCCTTTAAACATTGCTAATGAGATTAATGAAGATGGAAGTTTTGAATCGGTAGCTTGTACTTGTAGCATGCAAACTCTTCCAACTCTTCACGATGACGCGGATGATTATCGTAGTGAGTGTGAAAATTGTAAAAGCGCAACAGGATCTCGTTATTATTTGGATAACGAAGATGAGTTGGTTACATCACCGCATGAAACCATGACATTACATAGGAGACCAGAGGACACAGCATCAAGTGCCACACCTCAGTATTATAGGACTTCTCTTACACTGCCGACAAGTACTCGTCAACGCACCAG AAGTACTGGAGTTCGAGAAAATTGGTTTAATACCATGCCACAAAGCTCTACAGAATCTTCGgatgaaaattaa
- the LOC124424019 gene encoding uncharacterized protein LOC124424019 isoform X2, which produces MKYNNVDFLGYAVLTFTLHLNVRAEDGVACKDLQGRSYESGFLYFPGPEPCTFCVCDNGNPKWCKAVICKFLEKYFYITFQEDCKSLRRSETCCEFICLNDANEKSDGSGTNLIEGSANYDIGLRSVASFVTAILSLSLLFFLIHRLRQRKIRDSGYPMLVCVAGRQSRQLVEDQRNLGSMGYLERGGLQHGIPMDDMPCGGGYPLWKPANNYFPRGEAPPPYEEAVAAARTEQALLSMAPHTLSPLNFSNGYLQDSNSHSNIAVVASSQDALNSTSPMPSNSNGASTVPLVSSSNVAIGSLTTYTNCHQLNQSEQSTTLNVGTSTATNYSASTNTYENLPVSTGITNFTYQIATASNDTQQLASSHSTISKNYRQHTTFPRQSGAFTISASLPSSDISAAHRTIPRTLTNNTTTRIKDIMRDRSTEELFHLPPRSLSPQNLPQTTSPIISNDQEHPQDSNIFCKDVLTSATTISQIERQQGNVVLRKPCDFKPPLNIANEINEDGSFESVACTCSMQTLPTLHDDADDYRSECENCKSATGSRYYLDNEDELVTSPHETMTLHRRPEDTASSATPQYYRTSLTLPTSTRQRTSTGVRENWFNTMPQSSTESSDEN; this is translated from the exons ATGAAATACAACAACGTTGACTTTCTCGGTTATGCTGTCCTCACATTCACCTTACATCTTAACG TTCGCGCAGAAGACGGAGTTGCTTGCAAAGATTTACAAGGACGTTCTTATGAAAGTGGCTTCCTTTACTTTCCCGGTCCAGAACCTTGTACATTTTGTGTTTGTGACAACGGCAATCCAAAATGGTGCAAAGCTGTTATTTGCAAGTTTCTGGAG aaatatttttatataacttttcaGGAAGATTGTAAATCTTTGCGAAGAAGCGAAACATGCTGTGAATTTATTTGCTTAAACGATGCTAATGAAAAATCTGATGGCAGCGGTACCAACTTGATAGAAGGAAGTGCTAACTATGATATAGGATTACGTTCTGTTGCCAGTTTTGTAACggcaatattatctttaagtcttttatttttcctgatACATCGCCTACGTCAACGAAAAATTAGAG ATTCAGGGTATCCCATGTTAGTGTGTGTGGCAGGAAGACAAAGTAGGCAATTAGTAGAGGACCAAAGAAATCTGGGCAGTATGGGATATTTAGAAAGAGGAGGATTACAGCATGGCATTCCGATGGATGACATGCCTTGCGGCGGTGGATATCCTTTGTGGAAACCAGCGAACAATTATTTCCCACGTGGAGAAGCACCTCCACCTTATGAAGAAGCTGTAGCTGCTGCTAGAACCGAACAAGCGCTGTTATCTATGGCTCCCCATACGTTGTCaccattaaatttttcaaatggcTATTTGCAAGATTCTAATAGTCATTCAAACATAGCAGTTGTAGCTAGTAGTCAAGATGCGTTAAATTCGACTTCACCGATGCCTTCGAATAGTAATGGCGCAAGCACTGTCCCATTAGTATCTTCGTCAAATGTAGCGATCGGTTCATTAACCACATATACGAACTGTCATCAGCTTAATCAGAGTGAACAATCAACGACACTTAATGTTGGTACATCTACCGCTACAAATTACTCGGCATCTACGAATACATATGAGAATTTACCTGTTTCAACCGGTATAACAAATTTCACTTATCAAATTGCCACGGCAAGTAATGATACCCAACAATTAGCAAGTTCACATTCtacaatttcaaaaaattatcgaCAACACACCACATTTCCACGACAAAGTGGTGCATTTACAATATCCGCGAGCTTACCAAGTTCCGATATATCCGCTGCTCATCGTACAATTCCAAGAACGCTGACGAATAACACTACGACgagaataaaagatattatgaGGGATCGTTCAACGGAAGAACTTTTCCATCTTCCACCGAGAAGTTTATCTCCTCAGAATTTACCGCAAACAACATCACCGATTATTTCGAATGATCAAGAACATCCACAAGATTCTAATATCTTTTGCAAGGACGTTTTAACGTCTGCCACGACTATATCACAAATTGAAAGACAACAAGGAAATGTTGTTTTGCGAAAACCGTGTGATTTTAag CCTCCTTTAAACATTGCTAATGAGATTAATGAAGATGGAAGTTTTGAATCGGTAGCTTGTACTTGTAGCATGCAAACTCTTCCAACTCTTCACGATGACGCGGATGATTATCGTAGTGAGTGTGAAAATTGTAAAAGCGCAACAGGATCTCGTTATTATTTGGATAACGAAGATGAGTTGGTTACATCACCGCATGAAACCATGACATTACATAGGAGACCAGAGGACACAGCATCAAGTGCCACACCTCAGTATTATAGGACTTCTCTTACACTGCCGACAAGTACTCGTCAACGCACCAG TACTGGAGTTCGAGAAAATTGGTTTAATACCATGCCACAAAGCTCTACAGAATCTTCGgatgaaaattaa